Genomic DNA from Shouchella patagoniensis:
ATGACCTGGTCGCCTTGCACCGCATAAAACATCTGCTCCTTGTCTCACATGAACCAATTGTGTAGGACCATCAGGATACATCACTTCTTCAGCAGGACAAAATAATACATCACAATTAGCTTCTGCTGCCAATTTACTGTCAACCTCTAATTGTCTAGGATAAGATTCAAAATCCTCCCCTGGGCCAAACTGAGTTGGATTAACAAAGATACTGACAACGAGAATATCACATGTTTTTTTTGCTTGTTCCATTAATGAAAGATGACCTTGATGAAGTGCTCCCATTGTTGGGACCAAACCAATTGTCTTATTCTTTAACCTGGCTTCATGAAGAGCTTCATCTAACTGCTTTACATCTTTAGCAACTATCACGATTTATTTCCTCCGTAAAGATCAAGCCAGTTGGTATCTTTCATTGTATACGTGTGCTCTTTAGCAGGAAAATCACGTCGCTTTACTTCCTGTACATATGAAGAAAGACCTTCTTGAATAATGTGGGAAATGCTCGTATATTGCTTCACGAATTTCGGGACTCGTTCTGACTCATAACCAATCACGTCATGATAAACAAGAACCTGGCCATCCGTTTTATTTCCAGCACCTATGCCAATTATCGGGATCGTTACTTCACTAGTCAATAACGCACCTACTTGATGAGGGATGCACTCTGCGACAATTGCAAAGGCTCCTGCTTGTTCAAGTGCTTTTGCGTCTCTCACAAGGCGCTCTCCATCTTCCTGTGCTTTTCCTTGGACTTGATAACCACCAAGAACGCCAACAGACTGAGGGGTCAAACCTATATGGCCAACCACTGGTACACCCGCAGCAACCAATTGTCTTACAGTATCTACGATCTCTTTACCACCTTCTACTTTTACAGCATCCGCCCCTGCTTCTTGCATAATGCGACGCACATGGTGTGCCGTTTCTGTAAAAGGTCCGTGATAAGAGAAAAATGGCAAATCCGTTACAACAAATGTGTCTCTCGCTCCACGTTTAACAGCCTTTGTGTGTAAAATCATATCGTCGACAGTGACAGGAACCGTTGAATCATAGCCTAATACAACCATTCCTAATGAATCACCTACTAAGATCATATCAACACCAGAGCGCTCTGCTAATTTAGCTGAAGGGGCATCATAAGCAGTAACCATTGCAATTGCTTCACCTGTAGCTTTCATACTTTTTAACTGTTTTGTTGTTTTCATGTTCATCCTCCTGTTTCATGTGTCCAATTTGTGGAACTGCATGAAACGGCGAAAGCCCCTTGCACTTTCGCAAGGAGCTAGGTCGCACATAAACATTCGTCCCGGTTCTATTCTAGAATCCAGGCAATGCCGAATGCGTAATCCCACTAATTTTTGGGTGCCGTTCTAGCAGATACAGCCCTTGCGCCATTAGTATATCATACGCTTATGGGGATGTGTCGAGTTCTATATCTGCTGAATAGATTAGATGCTCTTTTCCATTCTTATCCTCAAGACACAAAAGACCGTCATCTGTAATCCCATGGGCATAACCGTAAACTGTTTTTTGAGGCATGCGTGCAAATAAAAATGTATGGATACTAATTGCATGAGCTTCCCAAAGAGGTTTAATGGTCGTAAACCCTTTTTCAATGTATTGCTCGTAAAGCCATTCAAATTCGTTTAACACTTCTGCGACTAATTGCGCTCGCGACACAGGACGTGCCGTTTCTATCCGAATAGACGTTGCTACATCCTCTAACTCATTGCTAAATTCTCGAGCGGATTGATTGCAATTAATCCCAATTCCGACAATCACATATTTCAAGGAGT
This window encodes:
- the panB gene encoding 3-methyl-2-oxobutanoate hydroxymethyltransferase — encoded protein: MKTTKQLKSMKATGEAIAMVTAYDAPSAKLAERSGVDMILVGDSLGMVVLGYDSTVPVTVDDMILHTKAVKRGARDTFVVTDLPFFSYHGPFTETAHHVRRIMQEAGADAVKVEGGKEIVDTVRQLVAAGVPVVGHIGLTPQSVGVLGGYQVQGKAQEDGERLVRDAKALEQAGAFAIVAECIPHQVGALLTSEVTIPIIGIGAGNKTDGQVLVYHDVIGYESERVPKFVKQYTSISHIIQEGLSSYVQEVKRRDFPAKEHTYTMKDTNWLDLYGGNKS